Proteins co-encoded in one Methanobrevibacter sp. genomic window:
- the ahcY gene encoding adenosylhomocysteinase: MSKVKDMSLASEGVRKIEWVQKHMPVLEHIKKEFEETKPFEGITIGSCLHLEPKTINLGLTLQAGGAEVAMTGCNPLSTHDDAVAGGVELGLNIYGWREQTDEEYYETINAVLDHNPDIIIDDGADMIMVLHNERQDVLENIMGACEETTTGVHRLEAMNKDGALKFPVVAVNDAYTKYLFDNRYGTGQSSFDAIMGTTNMLIAGKTIVVCGYGWCGRGIAARAQGLGANVIVTEIDPIRALEARMDGFRVMKIREAVKEADLIITVTGNINIIHGDDFKYMKDGCMLANSGHFNVEINRNDLEAQSVSVKEVRESIEEFTMKDGRKIYLLADGRLVNLAAARGQGHPAEIMDMSFAVQALSAKYILNNELPIDVQKAPDKIDDTVARLKLKSMDIEIDSLSERQKEYMNNWQEGT; encoded by the coding sequence ATGAGTAAAGTAAAAGACATGTCACTTGCAAGTGAAGGTGTAAGAAAAATCGAATGGGTTCAAAAACACATGCCTGTTCTTGAACACATTAAAAAAGAATTTGAAGAAACAAAACCTTTTGAAGGCATTACTATTGGATCATGTTTACATTTAGAACCTAAAACCATCAATTTAGGTCTCACTTTACAAGCAGGAGGAGCAGAAGTAGCTATGACTGGTTGTAATCCATTATCAACTCATGATGATGCAGTAGCTGGTGGTGTGGAATTAGGTCTTAATATTTATGGTTGGAGAGAACAAACCGACGAGGAATATTACGAAACCATCAACGCAGTTCTTGATCATAATCCTGACATCATAATTGATGACGGAGCGGACATGATTATGGTTCTCCACAATGAACGTCAGGACGTATTGGAAAACATTATGGGTGCATGTGAAGAAACAACAACCGGTGTTCACAGATTGGAGGCCATGAATAAAGATGGAGCTTTAAAATTCCCTGTTGTTGCTGTAAATGATGCTTACACCAAATATTTGTTTGATAATAGGTACGGTACTGGACAATCAAGTTTTGATGCTATTATGGGTACTACAAACATGTTGATAGCAGGTAAGACTATTGTCGTATGTGGATATGGTTGGTGCGGTCGTGGAATCGCAGCAAGAGCACAAGGGCTTGGTGCAAACGTTATTGTAACTGAAATCGATCCTATCAGAGCACTTGAAGCTAGAATGGATGGTTTCAGAGTAATGAAGATTAGGGAAGCAGTAAAAGAGGCTGACTTGATAATTACAGTAACTGGTAACATCAACATTATTCATGGTGATGATTTCAAATATATGAAAGATGGCTGTATGTTAGCTAATTCAGGTCATTTCAATGTGGAAATAAACAGAAACGATTTGGAAGCTCAATCCGTCAGTGTAAAGGAAGTACGTGAAAGTATTGAAGAATTCACTATGAAGGATGGTAGAAAAATTTACTTGCTAGCTGATGGAAGGCTTGTAAACCTTGCAGCGGCACGTGGACAAGGCCATCCAGCAGAAATCATGGACATGAGTTTTGCTGTTCAAGCACTTTCAGCCAAATATATCTTAAACAATGAATTGCCGATTGATGTTCAAAAAGCACCAGACAAAATTGATGATACTGTTGCTCGCTTAAAATTAAAATCTATGGATATTGAAATAGATTCATTATCTGAACGTCAAAAAGAGTATATGAACAATTGGCAAGAAGGAACATAA
- a CDS encoding HesA/MoeB/ThiF family protein produces MPTRFIGDGYWEIVTRQMSIVTKSEQTRFKDAEISVIGCGGIGGDAISMLARMGVGKLNLVDEDRFDLSNLNRQALSDLTKIGISKSEVAKETVRLINPYTEVTAFNERLDEDNIEMIISNSDIVIDAVDNLITRIIVSRYAKENDIPFVHGAIHGTMGQLTVFKPENDVSYESMFGLPSYGKELTPEVIDEVLQLTSGVPPVIGPNPNIIGCLEAMEAFKIITGIGEVLEAPQLLTYDLLNFNSFNVETL; encoded by the coding sequence ATGCCAACCAGATTTATAGGAGACGGATACTGGGAAATAGTAACACGTCAAATGAGTATTGTAACAAAAAGCGAACAGACCAGATTCAAAGATGCCGAAATATCCGTAATCGGATGTGGAGGAATTGGCGGAGACGCTATAAGCATGCTTGCACGTATGGGAGTAGGAAAATTAAATTTAGTCGATGAGGACAGGTTTGATTTATCAAATTTAAACAGGCAAGCATTATCAGACCTAACAAAAATTGGCATTTCCAAAAGCGAAGTAGCAAAAGAAACCGTCCGACTAATAAACCCATATACCGAAGTTACAGCATTTAACGAAAGACTGGATGAGGACAATATCGAAATGATAATTTCAAATTCGGATATTGTAATAGATGCCGTTGACAATCTGATTACAAGAATTATAGTATCCAGATATGCGAAAGAAAATGATATCCCATTTGTTCACGGTGCAATTCACGGCACAATGGGGCAACTTACTGTCTTTAAACCAGAAAATGACGTCAGCTATGAATCAATGTTCGGATTGCCTTCATACGGAAAAGAACTGACCCCAGAAGTAATTGATGAAGTTTTACAATTGACCAGTGGTGTTCCACCTGTAATTGGACCTAATCCCAATATAATCGGATGTTTGGAGGCTATGGAAGCCTTTAAAATAATCACAGGAATAGGAGAGGTTTTAGAAGCCCCACAATTGTTGACCTATGATCTTTTAAATTTCAATAGTTTTAACGTTGAAACATTGTAA
- the glnA gene encoding type I glutamate--ammonia ligase — translation MSEINEELMENVIKQMKEDNIKFIRLQFVDINGTVKNIVIPFKEDEMEDLFTEGMLFDGSSIAGFVNINESDLVLKPDINTYSRLSWRPEESAVCRFICDVWTPEGKPFAGDPRGILKKSLAKIAKLGLSYNIGPEPEFFIVDIDDEGYPMPYDKAGYFDVEPLDMGPDFRRELTLNLEELDFEVEASHHEVAPGQNEIAFKFKDALKTADAVITFKQAIKAIVDNMATFDQMDYKVTFMPKPFFGVNGSGMHCHQSVFKGDKNLFSDPDSETGLSKDAMHFMGGLLEHAPALTAITNPIVNSYKRLVPGYEAPVYRAYGLKNRSALIRVPAARGKATRIEYRSPDPACNPYLAFAVMLEAGIDGIQNKIDPGEPTEINIYELTEEEREARGIKVLPSSLWEAYHALEEDPYILNTLGEHISEKFLELKYQEWDEYRVQVFGYEQRKYLDI, via the coding sequence ATGAGCGAAATTAATGAAGAATTAATGGAAAATGTAATTAAACAAATGAAAGAGGACAATATTAAATTCATAAGATTACAATTCGTTGACATTAACGGAACTGTAAAAAATATTGTTATCCCATTTAAAGAAGATGAAATGGAAGATTTATTCACAGAAGGTATGTTATTTGACGGATCCTCCATTGCAGGATTTGTAAACATTAACGAAAGTGACCTTGTTTTAAAACCAGATATAAACACTTATTCCAGATTATCCTGGAGACCTGAAGAGTCTGCTGTATGTAGATTCATTTGTGACGTATGGACCCCAGAAGGAAAACCATTTGCAGGAGACCCAAGAGGAATCTTGAAAAAATCATTAGCAAAAATAGCTAAACTCGGATTAAGCTATAACATCGGACCAGAACCAGAATTCTTTATTGTTGACATTGACGATGAAGGATATCCAATGCCATACGATAAAGCAGGATACTTCGATGTAGAACCATTAGACATGGGACCAGATTTCAGAAGAGAATTAACCTTAAACTTAGAAGAACTTGACTTTGAAGTAGAAGCTTCTCACCACGAAGTAGCTCCAGGTCAAAACGAAATCGCATTCAAATTTAAAGATGCATTGAAAACTGCAGATGCAGTAATTACTTTCAAACAAGCAATCAAAGCTATCGTAGACAATATGGCTACCTTTGACCAAATGGACTACAAAGTTACATTTATGCCAAAACCATTCTTCGGAGTAAATGGAAGTGGAATGCACTGTCACCAATCCGTATTTAAAGGTGACAAAAACTTATTCTCCGACCCAGACAGTGAAACCGGATTATCCAAAGATGCAATGCACTTTATGGGAGGATTACTTGAACACGCCCCTGCATTAACTGCAATCACTAACCCAATCGTAAACTCATACAAACGTTTAGTACCAGGTTATGAAGCTCCAGTATACAGAGCATACGGTCTTAAAAACAGATCTGCATTAATCAGAGTTCCTGCAGCACGTGGAAAAGCAACCCGTATCGAATACAGATCACCTGACCCAGCATGTAACCCATACTTAGCATTCGCTGTAATGTTAGAAGCTGGTATCGACGGTATCCAAAATAAAATCGACCCAGGTGAACCAACCGAAATCAACATTTACGAGTTAACTGAAGAAGAAAGAGAAGCTCGTGGAATCAAGGTTTTACCATCCAGTTTATGGGAAGCATACCACGCACTTGAAGAAGACCCATACATACTCAACACTCTTGGTGAACACATCAGTGAAAAATTCTTAGAATTGAAATACCAAGAATGGGACGAATACCGTGTACAAGTATTCGGATACGAACAAAGAAAATACTTAGATATCTAA
- a CDS encoding DUF128 domain-containing protein, with protein sequence MTESEHRMIEILRILNKQKKPTGSKLIATELKNKGFNLGERAVRYHMQILDEKGYTEKMGYSGRQITDLGREKLEKGLIYDQVDSIYSKFQDMIYLTDFDYRTQKGNVVVNTSTVYDEETLNLVKETFDSGLCVSPYVKFQKVDDDKYNVKTICGTTIDGIFLNEGILSHPLYGGLLKIEDYKPTKFVELISYKKTSIPPLDAFIVKEMTSVSDVIETGEGVIPANFRIVPSILREKVENIVNELEKIGIGGVLDIGYEGESTLGIPVSEGMIGIGIIGGVTPFCVAQEQNRNIDIKIAEEIENFSNLKSLGKIDEFILKPSDKNHYKETPFLLSKMLNLIEQVDFDINTKKGNILANISYLDKDHFDKVMTIMEDSYNQNPEYMNPFYKIIDHPYDEDRFGIGTICSLTTDGILIKNGIMITPKYGGLLELSEPPLFIDLISYNGSSIDPHKVFIAKGMTNINRIGTKRIMASIKEIPYVSRDHAVETLETLKSIGLSIYKIGKPRELIYNAKVDNYNFGIVIGSGLNQIAAIKEENIDINVKAMEKLIPFEEMDRI encoded by the coding sequence ATGACAGAATCAGAACATAGAATGATTGAAATATTGAGGATATTAAATAAACAAAAAAAACCTACCGGATCCAAATTAATAGCTACCGAATTAAAGAATAAGGGATTTAATCTTGGAGAACGTGCAGTAAGATACCATATGCAAATTCTCGATGAAAAAGGCTATACGGAAAAGATGGGTTACTCCGGCAGACAGATTACTGATTTAGGTCGTGAAAAACTCGAAAAAGGATTAATCTACGATCAAGTAGATTCCATCTATTCAAAATTCCAGGATATGATATATCTAACCGATTTTGATTATAGAACACAAAAAGGAAATGTTGTTGTAAACACATCAACTGTTTATGATGAGGAAACTCTCAATCTAGTAAAAGAAACATTCGATAGTGGCCTTTGTGTAAGTCCTTATGTTAAGTTCCAGAAAGTTGATGATGACAAATACAACGTTAAAACCATCTGCGGAACAACAATCGATGGAATTTTTCTAAACGAAGGAATATTGTCCCATCCATTATATGGAGGACTTCTGAAGATTGAAGATTATAAACCTACAAAATTTGTAGAGCTTATTTCATACAAAAAAACATCAATACCGCCATTAGATGCATTTATAGTCAAAGAAATGACTTCAGTTTCAGATGTAATAGAAACTGGAGAAGGAGTGATTCCTGCCAACTTTAGAATAGTGCCTAGCATTTTACGGGAAAAGGTGGAAAATATCGTAAATGAACTGGAAAAAATAGGCATTGGTGGAGTACTGGATATCGGTTATGAAGGAGAAAGCACATTAGGAATTCCAGTTAGTGAAGGAATGATAGGAATAGGAATTATTGGAGGAGTAACTCCATTCTGTGTAGCTCAAGAACAGAATCGCAATATCGACATTAAAATAGCTGAAGAGATAGAAAACTTCAGCAACCTTAAAAGTCTTGGAAAAATCGACGAATTCATTTTAAAACCGTCAGACAAAAATCATTATAAGGAAACACCATTTTTACTTTCAAAAATGTTGAACCTGATAGAACAGGTGGATTTTGATATAAATACCAAAAAAGGAAATATTCTGGCCAACATTTCATATTTGGATAAAGATCATTTTGATAAGGTAATGACAATAATGGAAGACAGCTATAATCAGAACCCAGAATATATGAATCCTTTCTATAAAATCATCGACCATCCCTATGATGAGGACAGGTTTGGAATTGGAACCATCTGCAGCCTGACAACCGACGGCATTCTTATAAAGAATGGAATCATGATAACCCCGAAATATGGAGGGTTGTTGGAACTTTCGGAACCTCCATTATTCATTGACCTGATTTCATACAACGGTTCTTCAATAGATCCACATAAAGTGTTCATAGCTAAAGGAATGACAAATATCAACAGAATAGGAACAAAAAGAATTATGGCATCCATCAAGGAAATCCCATATGTTTCCAGAGACCATGCCGTTGAAACATTGGAGACATTAAAGTCAATCGGTCTTTCAATATACAAGATAGGAAAACCAAGAGAGCTGATTTACAATGCAAAAGTAGACAATTATAATTTCGGTATTGTAATTGGAAGTGGCCTTAATCAGATTGCTGCCATAAAAGAAGAGAATATTGACATCAATGTTAAGGCTATGGAAAAGCTAATTCCATTTGAGGAAATGGATAGAATATAA
- a CDS encoding DUF2097 family protein, with the protein MEKFELSVEEAVDFLKENLEIHDTLEIAYNRVFAEGEVLNIDFSKYFGEPGFKILVSLDADSINPTIEIDVYEIADDLIEYTIYHRNGEELYVSVVDK; encoded by the coding sequence ATGGAAAAATTTGAACTATCTGTAGAAGAAGCGGTAGATTTTTTAAAAGAAAATCTTGAGATACATGACACTCTTGAAATTGCATACAATAGGGTTTTTGCTGAGGGTGAGGTTTTAAACATTGATTTTTCCAAGTACTTCGGAGAACCTGGGTTTAAAATTTTAGTAAGTCTTGATGCAGATTCAATTAATCCAACTATTGAGATAGATGTGTATGAAATTGCGGATGATTTAATTGAATATACTATTTATCATAGAAATGGTGAAGAGTTATATGTATCAGTAGTTGATAAATAA
- a CDS encoding MFS transporter, with protein MKKFDRSDYVILLASIAAFIVAFISTAPTVALPEIAKEFGLTNLEQNWVMNLFLFTVAVLTVPFGKISGKIGIRNSFIIGMVLFLIGAILTAFSFDMASLLIFRAFQGVGAAFAYDVMTTIIVLDVDEHKRGSALGILISCVFIGLALAPVLGGILTYNLGWRGIFYFPIPFCLIVIWLLFSKVEKQWELYKDERLDKLGCILYGFGILLTIYGFTIINSIIGFVVTAIGLVLLLSFIIWELKVKNPVFKIRLFKNKVFLSANSASFISYIATFIVNYLLNYHFQYILNLNPQTAGLILIVNPLTMAIIAPISGRLSDKVNAQKLAASGMAIVTLGLIMLIFLDQATPLWVIVVAMMFEGIGFGIFTSPITNIVMSAVPPEDSPFASVAVTFMRVVGQSTSLAMLTIIFTVIMGDVIISTSNFKNLIVSSQTTFIISTILCVIATFACLVGIKVKPKN; from the coding sequence ATGAAAAAGTTTGACCGATCGGATTATGTTATACTGCTTGCTTCAATAGCTGCATTTATTGTAGCATTCATATCAACAGCACCTACCGTGGCATTGCCGGAAATAGCTAAAGAATTCGGATTGACAAATCTGGAGCAAAACTGGGTAATGAATTTGTTTTTGTTTACGGTAGCTGTGCTTACAGTACCTTTTGGTAAGATATCCGGAAAAATAGGAATCAGAAATTCATTCATAATAGGAATGGTTCTGTTTTTAATCGGAGCCATTCTTACTGCATTTTCATTTGATATGGCATCATTGTTAATATTTAGGGCATTTCAGGGAGTTGGAGCTGCATTTGCTTATGATGTTATGACAACAATCATAGTGCTTGACGTTGATGAGCATAAGCGAGGAAGTGCATTGGGAATATTGATATCCTGCGTATTCATAGGCCTCGCATTAGCTCCTGTTCTTGGAGGAATCCTAACCTACAATCTGGGATGGAGAGGAATATTCTACTTCCCAATACCGTTCTGCCTAATAGTAATATGGCTATTGTTCAGTAAAGTTGAAAAACAATGGGAGCTTTATAAGGATGAAAGATTGGACAAGTTGGGATGCATTCTTTATGGGTTTGGAATATTGCTCACAATATACGGGTTTACAATAATTAACTCAATAATCGGATTTGTAGTTACTGCAATTGGTTTGGTTCTTTTGCTCTCATTTATCATATGGGAACTTAAAGTAAAAAATCCGGTATTCAAAATAAGATTATTTAAAAACAAAGTCTTTCTATCAGCAAATAGCGCTTCATTCATAAGCTATATAGCTACATTCATTGTGAATTATCTGTTGAACTACCATTTCCAGTACATATTGAACCTCAATCCACAAACTGCAGGTTTAATATTGATTGTGAATCCTTTAACAATGGCTATCATAGCACCAATATCCGGAAGGTTATCCGACAAGGTCAATGCTCAAAAATTAGCTGCTTCAGGTATGGCAATAGTGACTCTCGGATTGATAATGCTGATCTTTTTGGATCAAGCCACACCACTTTGGGTCATTGTAGTTGCCATGATGTTTGAAGGTATCGGATTTGGAATATTCACATCCCCGATTACGAATATTGTGATGAGTGCTGTTCCTCCAGAAGACAGCCCATTTGCATCAGTGGCTGTAACATTTATGAGAGTGGTTGGACAAAGCACTAGCTTAGCTATGCTCACAATTATTTTTACAGTGATAATGGGAGATGTTATAATAAGCACATCTAACTTTAAAAATCTGATAGTAAGTTCACAAACAACATTTATTATATCAACTATTCTATGTGTAATAGCTACTTTTGCATGTTTAGTTGGAATAAAAGTAAAACCCAAAAATTAG
- a CDS encoding DUF2097 domain-containing protein, whose translation MVEEIRMPVDEAIEYIRNNVQIRDILELSYNRIFAPGEVLNIIEEDEQTGEGLRVSLQLNGEILNQTVEIDFNEIKDDLIEFRHINDDGERVIEIE comes from the coding sequence ATGGTTGAAGAAATTAGAATGCCTGTGGATGAAGCAATTGAGTATATTAGGAACAATGTTCAAATTAGGGATATTTTAGAACTTTCTTACAATAGGATTTTTGCTCCTGGTGAAGTTTTAAATATTATTGAAGAAGACGAACAGACTGGAGAAGGTCTTAGGGTTAGCTTACAATTAAATGGTGAAATCTTAAACCAGACTGTTGAAATTGATTTTAACGAAATTAAAGATGATTTAATTGAATTCCGTCATATAAATGATGATGGAGAAAGAGTTATCGAAATCGAATAA
- a CDS encoding formylmethanofuran dehydrogenase subunit C, with translation MFSLKTITFDQIKTSSIALEFDELIPDEIYTWTEEDFAKYEVPVGNSRFPITDYFDITVEGEAAGAGDVKMVLNGDLNRVKYIGCKMSDGDIVCNGSVDLHVGAEMSGGHIKVYGNAAAHAGREMSGGTLEITGNTKEFTGASYIGEWRGMTGGEIIVYGNAGKQCGECLTGGKIRVKGDCDILAGIHMTKGIIEIDGNVNRWPGGQMKNGTIVIHGKLGRLLEGFIYNGIVEDPEVDGETFKGKYIKYTGDIGLNGKGSLYLDAEANREKMSEYGEIDDEYTSIREYRNL, from the coding sequence GTGTTTAGTTTGAAAACAATAACTTTCGATCAAATAAAAACTTCTTCAATCGCTTTAGAATTTGATGAGTTAATTCCAGATGAAATTTACACCTGGACTGAAGAAGATTTTGCAAAATATGAAGTTCCTGTTGGAAATTCCAGATTCCCAATTACAGATTACTTTGACATTACTGTTGAAGGAGAAGCTGCTGGCGCTGGCGATGTAAAAATGGTTCTCAACGGAGATTTAAACAGAGTTAAATACATCGGTTGTAAAATGTCTGATGGTGACATTGTATGTAATGGTAGCGTAGACCTTCACGTGGGTGCTGAAATGTCCGGAGGACACATTAAAGTATACGGAAATGCAGCTGCTCACGCTGGAAGAGAAATGTCTGGTGGTACTCTTGAAATTACTGGAAATACCAAAGAATTCACTGGTGCTTCTTACATTGGTGAATGGAGAGGTATGACTGGTGGAGAAATCATCGTTTACGGTAATGCTGGTAAACAATGTGGTGAATGTTTAACTGGTGGTAAAATCCGTGTCAAAGGTGACTGTGATATTTTAGCTGGTATTCACATGACCAAAGGTATTATCGAAATTGATGGTAACGTAAACCGTTGGCCTGGTGGACAAATGAAAAACGGTACTATCGTTATCCACGGTAAATTAGGTAGATTACTCGAAGGTTTCATTTACAACGGTATCGTAGAAGATCCTGAAGTAGATGGAGAAACCTTCAAAGGAAAATACATCAAATATACTGGGGACATTGGTCTTAACGGTAAAGGTTCTTTATACTTAGACGCTGAAGCTAACAGAGAAAAAATGTCTGAATATGGAGAAATCGACGACGAATATACTTCAATTAGAGAATACAGGAATTTATAA
- a CDS encoding formylmethanofuran dehydrogenase subunit A, translated as MMEYILKNGIVYDPANGINGEKMDIMIKDDIIVDSVSPNAEVIDVTDKVVMPAGVDPHAHVAGPKLVVGRLYRPEDSRRGVTQKTKILRSESGFSIPSCPATGYRYSRLGYGTVVEAAMPPLEAKHTHEEIATIPNIDVPALSLFGNNWFVMEYARENNIEDLAAFISAWLKVSKGYGVKIVNPCGSEAWGWGMNVHGYNDKAPYFDVTSKEVVQALAKANEKLGLPHSIHIHPNDLGHPGNVPTTLETLDSIKNIKKSSKATIRDQTVHICHLQFHSYGGNSWKDADSGAKEVAKYINGADHVTCDIGQVTLDETTTMTADAPMEYDLFKLSGLKWANKDIECETAAGIIPCIYAPKAPVSALQWAIGLELFLRIDDPWKVCLTTDHPNAGPFIRYPRIMSWLMSSDRRQEMMDNEVHKWAHKRTGLPELDRVYDFYDIATISRAAPAKIHGFADRGALTPGYKADIAVYDINPNEIDPNREYAAIEEGFNTALYTIKDGQILVKDKEIVKVKESQNIWVNVKGYENEEQAVIDKIMPFFTQYYSVKWENYPVHDHYLSNPIRIDVER; from the coding sequence ATAATGGAGTATATACTTAAAAATGGTATTGTTTATGATCCAGCTAATGGAATAAACGGAGAAAAAATGGACATAATGATTAAAGATGACATTATTGTCGACAGTGTTTCTCCAAATGCTGAAGTAATTGACGTAACTGACAAAGTAGTTATGCCAGCTGGAGTTGACCCTCACGCTCACGTTGCAGGTCCAAAATTAGTAGTAGGAAGGTTATACAGACCTGAAGATTCAAGAAGAGGAGTAACCCAAAAAACTAAAATTTTAAGATCAGAATCAGGATTCTCTATCCCAAGTTGTCCTGCAACTGGTTACAGATACTCAAGATTAGGTTACGGTACTGTTGTAGAAGCAGCTATGCCACCTCTTGAAGCAAAACACACTCACGAAGAAATCGCAACTATTCCTAACATAGATGTTCCAGCATTATCCTTATTCGGTAACAACTGGTTTGTAATGGAATATGCAAGAGAAAACAACATTGAAGATTTAGCAGCATTTATCTCTGCATGGTTAAAAGTATCCAAAGGATACGGTGTAAAAATCGTAAACCCTTGTGGTAGTGAAGCATGGGGTTGGGGTATGAACGTACACGGTTACAATGACAAAGCACCATACTTTGACGTAACCTCCAAAGAAGTTGTACAAGCATTAGCTAAAGCAAACGAAAAATTAGGTCTTCCTCACTCAATCCACATCCACCCTAATGATTTAGGACACCCTGGAAACGTACCTACAACTCTTGAAACTTTAGATTCAATTAAAAACATTAAAAAATCATCTAAAGCTACTATCAGGGATCAAACTGTACACATTTGTCACCTTCAATTCCACTCCTACGGTGGAAACAGCTGGAAAGATGCTGACTCAGGTGCAAAAGAAGTTGCTAAATACATTAACGGTGCTGACCACGTAACTTGTGATATCGGTCAAGTAACTCTCGATGAAACAACTACTATGACTGCAGACGCACCTATGGAATACGACTTATTCAAATTATCCGGATTAAAATGGGCTAACAAAGATATTGAATGTGAAACCGCTGCTGGTATCATTCCATGTATCTACGCACCAAAAGCTCCAGTTAGTGCCTTACAATGGGCTATTGGTCTTGAATTGTTCTTAAGAATTGACGACCCATGGAAAGTATGTTTAACTACTGACCACCCTAACGCAGGTCCATTCATAAGATACCCAAGAATTATGTCCTGGTTAATGAGTAGTGACAGAAGACAAGAAATGATGGACAACGAAGTTCACAAATGGGCTCACAAAAGAACTGGTCTTCCAGAACTTGACAGAGTTTACGACTTCTATGATATTGCAACTATTTCCAGAGCAGCACCTGCTAAAATCCACGGATTTGCTGACAGAGGAGCACTTACTCCTGGATACAAAGCTGACATTGCTGTTTACGACATAAACCCTAATGAAATTGATCCTAATAGAGAATACGCAGCTATTGAAGAAGGTTTCAACACTGCTTTATACACTATTAAAGATGGTCAAATATTAGTAAAAGATAAAGAAATCGTAAAAGTTAAAGAAAGTCAAAACATTTGGGTTAACGTAAAAGGATACGAAAACGAAGAACAAGCTGTAATTGATAAAATCATGCCATTCTTCACTCAATATTACTCTGTAAAATGGGAAAACTATCCAGTACATGATCACTACTTATCAAACCCAATTAGAATAGATGTTGAAAGATAA